A single Gemmatimonadales bacterium DNA region contains:
- a CDS encoding Asp23/Gls24 family envelope stress response protein, with protein MPDQTAAPRATELTGDHGRTTIADVVVAKVAGLAAREIPGVHELLTQGVSGTIAGLAQRVAGGDTRAHGVRVEVGEHEATVDLRVTVEYGVSIPQVAEAVRRNIIDRVGGMTGLIVREVNIDVTDLHFPDEEPAPGQPGVSRAA; from the coding sequence GTGCCGGACCAGACAGCCGCGCCGCGAGCCACCGAGCTCACCGGTGATCACGGCCGAACCACCATCGCCGATGTCGTCGTCGCCAAAGTCGCCGGCCTCGCCGCGCGCGAGATTCCCGGGGTCCACGAGCTGCTCACGCAAGGTGTGAGCGGCACCATCGCCGGGCTGGCGCAGCGCGTGGCCGGCGGCGACACCCGGGCGCACGGCGTCCGGGTCGAGGTGGGCGAGCACGAGGCCACGGTCGATCTGCGGGTCACCGTCGAGTACGGGGTCAGCATTCCCCAGGTGGCGGAGGCAGTCCGCCGCAACATCATCGATCGGGTGGGCGGCATGACCGGCCTCATAGTGCGGGAGGTGAATATCGACGTTACCGACCTGCACTTCCCCGATGAGGAGCCGGCGCCCGGGCAGCCCGGGGTGTCGCGGGCGGCGTGA
- a CDS encoding nucleotide pyrophosphohydrolase, with the protein MSLAEAQRRVDAWISQFEEGYFHPLTNVARLAEEVGELAREVNHRFGQKTKKRDEPEGDLGMEMADVLFVLICMANREGIDLDAAFDRMMEKVERRDRNRWTRKPAG; encoded by the coding sequence ATGTCGCTCGCCGAGGCGCAGCGGCGGGTCGACGCCTGGATCAGCCAGTTCGAAGAGGGCTACTTCCATCCGCTCACCAACGTCGCGCGGCTGGCCGAGGAAGTGGGCGAGCTGGCGCGCGAGGTGAACCACCGCTTCGGCCAGAAGACCAAGAAGCGCGACGAGCCCGAAGGCGATCTCGGCATGGAGATGGCCGACGTCCTGTTCGTGCTCATCTGCATGGCCAACCGTGAAGGCATCGACCTCGACGCCGCATTCGATCGGATGATGGAGAAGGTGGAGCGGCGGGACCGGAACCGTTGGACCAGAAAGCCGGCGGGCTGA
- a CDS encoding dehydrogenase E1 component subunit alpha/beta has protein sequence MATRASSRARAAAKPLDKADLLELYRIMLLSRRIDDREIQLKRQNRIFFQISGAGHEAVLAAASRVFRPAYDWFYLYYRDRALCLGLGMTATEQLLSAVGAAADPNSGGRQMPSHWGYRDLNIVSVSSPTGTQFLQAVGAAEAWLRYTGVPALAERDDRYHADEVVLCSTGDGTTSEGEFWEALNTACNLALPVVFLVEDNGYAISVPVEVNTAGGSISKLVTGFPGLFIEEVDGCDLLASYETLARAHEYCRARKGPALVHAHVIRPYSHSLSDDEVQYRTPAERQADAERDPLRRFPAYLLAEGIATQAEIDAVKERVDDELRSATEAALAAPQPARDTVSHHVYSMEVDPTSEQFDTEDDPHFTGDPTTMVDLLNVCLREEMARDPRILVFGEDVADCSREESLGSVKGKGGVFKVTWGLQRAFGSDRVYNSPLAEANIVGRAIGLAQRGLKPVVEVQFFDYIWPAYMQLRDELATMRWRSNNAWSAPVVVRVSYGGYLKGGGPYHSQTGAAVFTGVPGLRVICPATALDANGLLRTAIRCEDPVLFLEHKHLYRQAYNKAPNPGPNFMIPFGKAKVVREGSDLSVITYGAVVQRALVAAKELEAERGLKVEVLDLRSLSPVDWAAIEASVRKTNRVLVAYEDALSWGYGAEIAARIADQSFAWLDAPVRRLAATDTFVAYAPELEEVILPQVGTLKQAMSELAEF, from the coding sequence ATGGCCACACGCGCTTCCAGCCGAGCCCGCGCCGCCGCGAAGCCTCTGGACAAGGCTGACCTGCTCGAGCTCTACCGCATCATGCTGCTCTCGCGGCGCATCGACGACCGCGAGATCCAGCTCAAGCGCCAGAACCGCATCTTCTTCCAGATCTCGGGCGCGGGACACGAAGCGGTGCTCGCCGCTGCCTCCCGCGTGTTCCGGCCCGCATACGACTGGTTCTATCTCTACTATCGCGATCGCGCCCTCTGTCTCGGCCTCGGCATGACGGCCACCGAGCAGCTCCTCTCGGCCGTAGGTGCCGCCGCCGACCCGAACTCGGGCGGGCGCCAGATGCCATCGCACTGGGGCTACCGGGACCTCAACATCGTGAGCGTCTCAAGTCCTACCGGCACGCAGTTCCTCCAGGCGGTAGGCGCGGCCGAGGCGTGGCTGCGATACACCGGCGTGCCCGCGCTCGCCGAGCGCGATGACCGCTATCACGCCGACGAGGTGGTGCTCTGCTCCACCGGCGACGGCACCACGAGCGAGGGCGAGTTCTGGGAGGCGCTCAACACCGCCTGCAACCTCGCGCTTCCGGTCGTGTTCCTGGTGGAAGACAACGGCTACGCGATCTCGGTGCCTGTCGAAGTGAACACGGCGGGCGGATCCATTTCCAAGCTCGTGACCGGCTTTCCCGGACTGTTCATCGAGGAGGTCGACGGCTGCGACCTGCTCGCGTCGTACGAGACGCTGGCGCGGGCGCATGAGTACTGCCGCGCTCGAAAGGGCCCCGCGCTGGTCCATGCGCACGTCATCCGGCCCTACAGTCACTCGCTCTCGGACGACGAGGTGCAGTACCGCACCCCCGCCGAGCGCCAGGCCGATGCCGAGCGCGACCCGCTCCGCCGCTTTCCCGCCTATCTGCTGGCGGAAGGCATTGCCACTCAGGCAGAAATCGACGCGGTGAAGGAGCGGGTCGACGACGAGCTGCGGAGTGCCACGGAGGCGGCGCTCGCCGCACCGCAGCCCGCGCGTGACACGGTCTCTCACCACGTCTACTCGATGGAGGTGGACCCCACCTCCGAGCAGTTCGACACCGAGGACGACCCCCACTTCACGGGCGATCCGACGACCATGGTCGACCTGCTCAATGTCTGCTTGCGCGAGGAGATGGCGCGCGACCCCCGCATCCTCGTCTTCGGCGAGGACGTGGCCGACTGCAGCCGCGAGGAAAGTCTCGGCTCGGTGAAGGGGAAGGGCGGGGTCTTCAAGGTCACCTGGGGCCTGCAGCGCGCCTTCGGCAGCGACCGGGTCTACAATTCGCCGCTCGCGGAAGCCAACATCGTGGGGCGCGCCATCGGGCTCGCGCAGCGGGGGCTCAAGCCCGTGGTCGAGGTGCAGTTCTTCGACTACATCTGGCCGGCGTACATGCAGCTCCGCGACGAGCTGGCCACGATGCGGTGGCGCTCGAACAACGCGTGGTCCGCGCCGGTCGTAGTGCGGGTGAGTTACGGCGGATACCTCAAGGGCGGCGGTCCGTACCATTCGCAGACCGGCGCCGCCGTGTTCACCGGCGTGCCCGGGCTCCGCGTGATCTGTCCCGCCACTGCGCTCGATGCGAACGGCCTGCTTCGCACCGCCATCCGTTGCGAGGACCCGGTGCTCTTCCTGGAGCACAAACACCTCTATCGCCAGGCCTACAACAAGGCGCCGAATCCCGGCCCGAACTTCATGATTCCGTTCGGCAAGGCAAAGGTGGTGCGCGAGGGGAGTGATCTCAGCGTGATCACCTACGGCGCCGTGGTGCAGCGCGCGCTGGTGGCGGCCAAAGAGCTGGAGGCCGAGCGTGGGCTCAAGGTCGAGGTGCTCGATCTGCGCTCGCTCTCGCCGGTCGACTGGGCCGCGATCGAGGCCTCGGTGCGGAAGACCAACCGCGTGCTCGTGGCCTACGAGGATGCACTCTCGTGGGGGTACGGGGCGGAGATCGCCGCGCGCATTGCCGACCAGTCGTTCGCATGGCTGGACGCGCCGGTGCGCCGCCTGGCCGCGACGGACACCTTCGTGGCTTACGCGCCCGAGCTGGAAGAAGTGATCCTGCCGCAGGTCGGAACCTTGAAGCAGGCGATGAGCGAGCTGGCGGAGTTCTGA
- a CDS encoding RES domain-containing protein, with the protein MLAYRTCKVKYAPLDGTGAAERGGRWNSRGRPVVYAAVSYANTLLEILVHRDGIRLPGAHHVAQLDVPDGGVERLASESLPGWDAEASAAARAFGDRWLAERRSVALLVPAMVARPFELNVLVNPLHPDFARVLEIQRITVPCDARLAAGGLATP; encoded by the coding sequence GTGCTCGCGTATCGCACCTGCAAGGTCAAGTACGCGCCGCTCGACGGCACCGGCGCGGCGGAGCGGGGCGGCCGCTGGAACTCGCGCGGGCGCCCCGTCGTATACGCGGCCGTTAGCTACGCCAACACGCTGCTCGAGATCCTGGTGCACCGCGACGGCATACGCCTGCCCGGTGCGCACCACGTGGCGCAGCTCGACGTGCCGGACGGCGGGGTCGAGCGGCTGGCATCCGAGTCGCTCCCGGGGTGGGATGCCGAGGCATCGGCCGCGGCGCGCGCGTTCGGTGATCGCTGGCTCGCGGAACGCCGGAGCGTGGCGCTTCTCGTCCCCGCGATGGTTGCCCGTCCGTTTGAGCTGAACGTTCTCGTCAATCCTCTCCACCCCGACTTCGCGCGGGTGCTTGAGATTCAGCGCATCACCGTGCCGTGCGACGCCCGTCTGGCCGCCGGCGGGCTCGCCACTCCATGA
- a CDS encoding antitoxin Xre/MbcA/ParS toxin-binding domain-containing protein yields MTDIHKVAEILGGNLLRERVRTPTELLRRLQRGLPASTARRVARYVGRSPAEARRVERVVAPRATLERRLRDGQPLTLEESERAERIARLMALAERVLESAEEARAFLQTPHALFGGRPPIELARTDLGARQVEDVLWKLEYSLPV; encoded by the coding sequence ATGACCGACATCCACAAGGTCGCCGAAATCCTGGGCGGCAACCTCCTCCGCGAGCGGGTGCGCACACCCACCGAGCTGCTTCGCCGGTTGCAGCGGGGGCTCCCCGCAAGCACCGCGCGCCGGGTCGCGCGGTACGTCGGCCGCTCGCCGGCCGAGGCACGGCGGGTCGAGCGTGTGGTGGCGCCGCGGGCCACACTCGAGCGGCGCCTCCGGGATGGGCAGCCGCTCACCCTGGAAGAGAGCGAGCGCGCCGAGCGCATCGCGCGGCTCATGGCGCTGGCCGAGCGGGTGCTCGAGTCGGCCGAGGAAGCCCGCGCCTTCCTGCAGACGCCGCACGCGCTGTTCGGCGGGCGGCCGCCCATCGAGCTCGCCCGCACGGACCTGGGCGCGCGCCAGGTCGAAGACGTGCTCTGGAAACTGGAGTACAGCCTGCCGGTCTGA
- a CDS encoding metal-dependent hydrolase: MNTPSHLIMTAALKKAWGVPREWSAVLWGSVAPDIPLYLLTFGTLGWMHWKLGWSGEQTARLMFGQLYFHNPWWIAAHNLLHAPILLLAGLAATRLLRPRAPRTAHWLFWFFAACLLHSVVDVLTHYDDGPLVFFPFDWTFRVHSPVSYWDPAHHGREFARAEMAFDLVLLLYLAAGPLARRFTRRGKRDPVT; the protein is encoded by the coding sequence GTGAACACTCCGTCGCACCTCATCATGACGGCCGCGCTCAAGAAGGCGTGGGGCGTGCCGCGCGAATGGTCCGCCGTGCTCTGGGGTTCGGTGGCGCCCGACATCCCACTCTATCTGCTCACGTTCGGCACCCTCGGCTGGATGCACTGGAAGCTCGGCTGGTCGGGCGAGCAGACGGCCCGGCTGATGTTCGGCCAGCTCTACTTCCACAACCCGTGGTGGATCGCCGCGCACAACCTGCTGCACGCGCCGATCCTGCTCCTCGCCGGGCTTGCCGCCACCCGGCTCCTGCGCCCCAGGGCGCCGCGTACCGCGCACTGGCTCTTCTGGTTCTTTGCCGCCTGCCTGCTGCACAGCGTCGTGGACGTGCTCACCCACTACGACGACGGGCCTCTCGTCTTCTTTCCGTTCGACTGGACGTTCCGGGTGCACAGCCCGGTGAGCTACTGGGACCCGGCGCACCACGGCCGCGAGTTCGCCCGCGCCGAGATGGCGTTCGATCTGGTGCTGTTGCTTTACCTGGCCGCCGGTCCGCTCGCCCGGCGATTTACCCGTCGCGGCAAGCGGGACCCGGTGACGTGA
- a CDS encoding Asp23/Gls24 family envelope stress response protein, producing the protein MSRTAPPDAGQGVRPEPSPSLAGDVQLARWVAHAASAVPGVAGLSGGWFLESATFGPGDVVCGVRVRRGDGALSFDLHLIAEAAVPDLLDLARRVRAAVRRSVEALGAARVADIDIAIDDLSASGG; encoded by the coding sequence GTGAGCCGCACCGCGCCGCCGGATGCAGGGCAGGGCGTGCGGCCCGAGCCGAGCCCGTCGCTCGCCGGAGACGTGCAACTCGCCCGCTGGGTGGCGCACGCGGCGAGTGCGGTGCCCGGGGTCGCGGGGTTGAGCGGCGGCTGGTTTCTCGAGAGCGCGACGTTCGGCCCGGGCGACGTGGTCTGCGGCGTGAGGGTGCGCCGTGGCGATGGCGCGCTTTCGTTCGACCTGCACCTCATCGCCGAGGCCGCCGTGCCCGACCTGCTCGATCTGGCGCGGCGCGTGCGCGCGGCCGTGCGCCGCTCGGTCGAGGCGCTCGGCGCCGCGCGCGTGGCCGATATCGACATCGCGATCGATGACCTCAGCGCAAGCGGAGGTTAG
- a CDS encoding proline dehydrogenase family protein — protein MRQGLLWLSEQQRVFDFVRRNGVARRFASRFVAGETVEQGVAAAQALAARGIRASLDLLGESVTAEQQATAARDQYLHLLDREAACGVEVNVSIKLTQMGLDIDEALCAANLTAILERAERAGGFVRIDMEGSDYTQRTLDFYKRRLHDRFGAHCGVVIQAMLRRSAADIDDLIAMRARVRLCKGAYLEPPDVAFPDKADVDRNYHKLMERLLAAGNYPAIATHDEAMLIDARRFTAANDIAADRFEFQMLYGVRRDLQEQLRRGGYRMRVYIPFGTQWYPYLMRRLAERPANIAFMLGNLVKESAPGR, from the coding sequence ATGCGTCAGGGACTGCTCTGGCTCTCCGAGCAGCAGCGCGTCTTCGACTTCGTGCGGCGGAACGGGGTGGCCCGCCGGTTCGCCTCCCGCTTCGTGGCCGGCGAAACGGTCGAGCAGGGCGTCGCGGCCGCTCAGGCACTCGCGGCGCGCGGCATCAGGGCATCGCTGGATCTCCTGGGTGAAAGCGTCACCGCCGAGCAGCAGGCGACCGCCGCGCGCGATCAGTACCTGCACCTGCTCGACCGGGAGGCCGCGTGTGGCGTCGAGGTCAACGTCTCCATCAAGCTCACCCAGATGGGGCTCGACATCGACGAAGCGCTCTGCGCGGCCAACCTCACCGCCATCCTCGAACGGGCGGAGCGCGCCGGTGGATTCGTGCGGATCGACATGGAGGGCTCGGACTACACCCAGCGCACGCTCGACTTCTACAAGCGGCGGCTGCACGACCGCTTCGGCGCCCATTGCGGCGTCGTCATCCAGGCGATGCTGCGCCGCTCGGCCGCGGACATCGACGACCTCATCGCGATGCGCGCGCGCGTCCGCCTCTGCAAGGGCGCCTATCTCGAGCCGCCGGACGTCGCCTTTCCCGACAAGGCCGACGTAGATCGCAACTACCACAAGCTCATGGAGCGGCTGCTGGCGGCGGGCAACTACCCCGCCATCGCCACCCATGACGAGGCGATGCTCATCGACGCACGGCGGTTCACCGCGGCGAACGACATCGCCGCCGACCGGTTCGAGTTTCAAATGCTCTACGGCGTGCGGCGCGACCTGCAGGAGCAGCTCCGCCGCGGCGGGTACCGCATGCGGGTGTACATTCCGTTCGGGACGCAGTGGTATCCCTATCTCATGCGCCGGCTCGCCGAGCGGCCCGCCAATATCGCCTTCATGCTCGGCAATCTCGTCAAGGAGTCGGCGCCGGGGCGGTAA
- the amaP gene encoding alkaline shock response membrane anchor protein AmaP has product MDRLNRVLVLIADVVLLFVAGSVAAVALGAVPPSFRYTPWLSSGVAALHGASSAVRAWTAVIAALVFLLALAFAWFELRPRSGRRLVIKDDDLGQVTVARDSVREIAIHEARRVPGVRDVRARVSGAADGFRIEQHVTVDPSVSVPELARALQARVKQAVEHHIGRPVAQVDVETRLARPAPRRRVE; this is encoded by the coding sequence ATGGACAGGCTCAATCGGGTGCTGGTGCTGATCGCCGACGTCGTGCTGCTCTTCGTGGCCGGCTCGGTCGCGGCGGTGGCGCTCGGCGCCGTGCCGCCGTCGTTCCGGTACACGCCATGGCTTTCGAGCGGCGTCGCGGCGCTCCATGGCGCTTCATCGGCCGTGCGCGCCTGGACCGCGGTGATCGCCGCGCTCGTCTTCCTGCTCGCCCTCGCGTTCGCCTGGTTCGAGCTGCGCCCGCGGTCCGGCCGGCGGCTCGTCATCAAGGACGACGATCTCGGTCAGGTCACCGTCGCGCGCGACAGCGTCCGCGAGATCGCAATCCACGAAGCCCGCCGCGTACCCGGCGTGCGCGACGTGCGCGCCCGGGTGAGCGGCGCCGCCGACGGCTTCCGCATCGAGCAGCACGTGACGGTGGATCCTTCGGTCAGCGTGCCCGAGCTGGCCCGCGCCCTGCAGGCCCGCGTCAAGCAGGCCGTCGAGCACCACATCGGTCGTCCCGTGGCCCAGGTCGACGTGGAAACCCGGCTCGCGCGTCCGGCCCCACGCCGCCGCGTCGAGTAG
- a CDS encoding alpha/beta hydrolase: MRRAVISTLGILAFGYAGAVAWLSWHEDALIFPVDPRSRTLVPPDPALGLEPERVETVTADGVRLVGWLMRDASPDPSALWMLIFHGNGENLSSAGRPQHYRALRALGLNLLTFDYRGYGESEGRPSEAGVYRDADAAYAYLRDSLGIPPERILIFGHSLGSAVAVDLASRVPARGIVIEGSFTSVPEVAQRIYPFFPVRLLARSRFSSIDKIGRVAMPKLFLHASVDRMTPLALGRRLYDAAAEPKAFIELAGGHADAYDADSAAYFGAIASFLR, from the coding sequence GTGCGCCGCGCCGTGATTTCGACACTCGGCATTCTCGCCTTCGGCTATGCCGGCGCCGTGGCGTGGCTCAGTTGGCACGAGGATGCGCTGATCTTTCCCGTGGATCCGCGCTCCCGCACCCTCGTGCCGCCCGATCCCGCATTGGGCCTCGAGCCTGAGCGCGTCGAGACCGTGACGGCCGATGGCGTCCGCCTGGTGGGCTGGCTGATGCGGGACGCAAGCCCTGACCCGTCCGCGTTGTGGATGCTCATCTTTCACGGCAACGGCGAGAACCTCTCCAGCGCGGGCCGCCCCCAGCACTACCGCGCGCTGCGCGCGCTTGGGCTCAACCTGCTCACCTTCGACTACCGCGGTTACGGCGAAAGCGAGGGCCGACCGAGCGAGGCGGGCGTCTACCGCGATGCCGATGCCGCCTACGCGTACCTGCGCGATTCGCTCGGCATCCCGCCCGAGCGCATCCTGATCTTCGGGCACTCGCTCGGCAGCGCCGTGGCGGTCGATCTGGCGAGCCGGGTGCCGGCTCGCGGCATCGTGATCGAAGGTTCCTTCACGTCGGTTCCCGAGGTGGCCCAGCGGATCTATCCGTTCTTTCCAGTGCGCCTGCTCGCGCGGAGCCGATTTTCCTCGATCGACAAGATCGGCCGAGTCGCGATGCCGAAGCTCTTCCTCCATGCTTCGGTCGACCGGATGACCCCGCTCGCGCTGGGTCGCCGGCTCTACGATGCCGCGGCCGAGCCAAAGGCGTTCATCGAGCTGGCCGGCGGCCATGCCGACGCCTACGACGCGGACTCGGCCGCGTACTTCGGCGCCATCGCGAGCTTCCTGCGGTGA
- the rsgA gene encoding ribosome small subunit-dependent GTPase A produces the protein MTALLGRVLGRDGAVYRVAAPEGEVRAVVSGALKRAHEESREGARDREAPKVVVGDVVRLEPEPGGELFRIAGVEPRRSLLERRTPEGRGTRPVAANVDQVVVVAATVDPAPVPQLFDRLLVLAEADSLPAIVIVNKVDLDPGTALAERMRRAGYEVFGTSARTGEGLDALADRLHRRTSVVTGPSGVGKSSLLNAIEPGLRLRTGEISAKLRRGKQTTVSAVMIPLAQGGFLLDTPGFSEVGLWDVVPRELASCFPEMRPLISRCRYADCRHLAEPGCAVRDAVDRGEVAADRYESYRALLGEAVSQQSAWE, from the coding sequence GTGACGGCGCTGCTCGGCCGCGTGCTCGGGCGCGACGGCGCGGTCTATCGGGTGGCGGCCCCGGAGGGCGAGGTGCGCGCCGTGGTGAGCGGCGCGCTCAAGCGCGCGCATGAGGAAAGCCGCGAAGGCGCGCGCGACCGCGAGGCGCCGAAGGTGGTGGTGGGCGACGTCGTCCGGCTCGAGCCCGAGCCGGGCGGCGAGCTCTTCCGCATTGCCGGCGTCGAGCCCCGGCGCTCGCTGCTCGAGCGGCGCACACCCGAAGGCCGCGGCACCCGGCCCGTCGCGGCCAACGTGGATCAGGTCGTCGTGGTGGCGGCAACCGTCGATCCCGCGCCGGTGCCTCAGCTCTTCGATCGGCTGCTGGTCCTGGCCGAGGCCGACTCGCTCCCCGCGATCGTGATCGTGAACAAGGTCGATCTCGACCCCGGCACCGCGCTGGCCGAGCGCATGCGCCGCGCGGGCTATGAGGTATTCGGCACGAGTGCACGGACGGGAGAGGGCCTCGATGCCCTGGCCGACCGGCTGCACCGGCGGACATCCGTCGTGACCGGGCCATCGGGCGTGGGAAAGTCGAGCCTGCTTAACGCCATCGAGCCGGGGCTCAGGCTCCGCACCGGCGAGATCAGCGCCAAGCTGCGGCGCGGCAAGCAGACCACCGTCTCGGCGGTGATGATTCCGCTCGCGCAAGGCGGGTTCCTGCTCGACACGCCGGGTTTCAGCGAGGTCGGCCTGTGGGACGTGGTGCCGCGCGAGCTGGCGAGCTGCTTTCCCGAAATGCGGCCCCTGATCAGCCGCTGCCGCTACGCCGACTGCCGTCACCTGGCCGAGCCGGGCTGCGCCGTGCGCGACGCCGTCGACCGCGGCGAGGTCGCCGCCGACCGCTACGAGAGCTACCGCGCGCTGCTCGGTGAGGCCGTGAGCCAGCAGAGCGCCTGGGAGTAG
- a CDS encoding type 1 glutamine amidotransferase domain-containing protein: protein MSLQGITVLFFAGPLYEDLELWYPKIRLEEEGARTVVAGTGERTYQGKKGYPITVDAQVDALSGSDFDGLVIPGGYAPDIMRRSPKLLALTREIFEAGKPVAFICHAGWVPISAGIVRGRRGTSVGAIKDDLVNAGLLWEDSPVVVDRNLISSRTPADLPQFMRALIEALGTGVPTAAKRSPAQALA, encoded by the coding sequence ATGTCATTGCAGGGAATCACGGTGCTTTTCTTTGCCGGTCCGCTGTACGAGGACCTCGAGCTGTGGTATCCCAAGATCCGGCTCGAGGAAGAGGGCGCGAGGACGGTCGTGGCCGGCACCGGCGAGCGCACCTATCAGGGTAAGAAGGGCTATCCGATCACGGTCGATGCGCAGGTGGATGCGCTCTCCGGATCCGATTTCGACGGACTCGTCATTCCGGGCGGCTACGCGCCCGACATCATGCGGCGCTCGCCCAAGCTGCTCGCGCTCACCCGCGAGATCTTCGAGGCCGGAAAGCCGGTGGCTTTCATCTGTCACGCCGGCTGGGTGCCGATCTCGGCGGGCATCGTGCGCGGCCGGCGCGGCACGAGCGTCGGGGCGATCAAGGACGATCTGGTCAATGCGGGGCTCCTCTGGGAGGACAGCCCGGTCGTGGTGGACCGCAATCTCATCTCATCGCGGACGCCGGCGGACCTCCCTCAGTTCATGCGCGCGTTGATCGAGGCGCTCGGGACGGGTGTGCCCACCGCAGCCAAGCGCTCGCCGGCGCAGGCACTCGCCTGA